One window of Tachysurus vachellii isolate PV-2020 chromosome 21, HZAU_Pvac_v1, whole genome shotgun sequence genomic DNA carries:
- the elavl3 gene encoding ELAV-like protein 3 isoform X3 has translation MVTIISTMETQVSNGPSGTSMPNGPVISTNGATDDSKTNLIVNYLPQNMTQEEFKSLFGSIGEIESCKLVRDKITGQSLGYGFVNYVDPNDADKAINTLNGLKLQTKTIKVSYARPSSASIRDANLYVSGLPKTMSQKDMEQLFSQYGRIITSRILVDQVTGISRGVGFIRFDKRNEAEEAIKGLNGQKPLGAAEPITVKFANNPSQKTGQALLTQLYQTAARRYTGPLHHQTQRFSCPSLLPRFSPITIDSMTTLAGVNLTGPTGAGWCIFVYNLSPEADESVLWQLFGPFGAVTNVKVIRDFTTNKCKGFGFVTMTNYDEAAMAIASLNGYRLGDRVLQVSFKTSKQHKA, from the exons ATAATCAGCACCATGGAAACTCAGGTGTCCAACGGTCCGAGTGGAACCAGCATGCCTAACGGCCCGGTCATCAGCACCAACGGTGCCACAGACGACAGTAAGACCAACCTGATTGTTAACTATCTGCCTCAGAATATGACCCAGGAGGAGTTTAAGAGCCTGTTTGGCAGCATTGGAGAGATCGAGTCCTGCAAGCTGGTCAGAGACAAAATCACAG GTCAGAGCTTGGGCTATGGCTTTGTAAACTATGTCGACCCTAATGATGCTGACAAGGCCATCAACACGCTCAACGGTCTCAaactgcaaacaaaaacaatcaag GTGTCCTATGCCAGACCCAGTTCAGCCTCTATCCGTGACGCAAACCTCTATGTGAGCGGACTACCTAAGACCATGAGTCAGAAGGACATGGAGCAGCTGTTCTCCCAGTATGGCCGTATCATCACCTCCCGTATCCTGGTGGACCAGGTGACAG GCATATCACGAGGAGTGGGCTTCATACGCTTTGACAAGAGAAACGAGGCTGAGGAGGCCATCAAGGGCCTGAATGGCCAGAAGCCCCTGGGTGCTGCCGAGCCAATCACTGTCAAGTTTGCCAACAACCCAAGCCAGAAGACAGGCCAGGCACTTCTCACTCAGCTCTACCAGACCGCTGCCCGCCGTTACACAGGGCCTCTGCACCACCAGACTCAGAGGTTCAG TTGTCCATCTCTCCTCCCCAGGTTCTCGCCCATCACCATCGACAGCATGACCACGCTGGCGGGTGTAAACCTGACGGGTCCCACCGGCGCCGGCTGGTGCATCTTTGTCTACAACCTTTCTCCTGAGGCTGATGAGAGTGTTCTGTGGCAGCTGTTTGGACCGTTCGGTGCCGTCACCAATGTCAAGGTCATCCGCGACTTCACTACCAACAAATGCAAGGGCTTCGGCTTCGTCACCATGACCAACTACGATGAGGCGGCTATGGCCATTGCCAGCCTTAATGGCTACCGCCTTGGTGACCGTGTGCTGCAGGTCTCCTTCAAGACCAGCAAGCAGCACAAGGCTTAA
- the prkcsh gene encoding glucosidase 2 subunit beta — MICTLLLLLAVGSATAVEVQRPRGVPLTRRHFYDENSPFTCLDGSRTISFDRVNDDYCDCKDGSDEPGTAACPNGNFHCTNAGHRPTFIPSSRVNDGICDCCDTTDEYNSGAKCENTCKEMGRKEREVLQKMAELTKEGFLLKQQLIQEAKKTQQEKQSKLTDLQNSKKEIEEKVENLRTIKETAEEPEKEAKERHLKAWEEQKAVIRVEKDKAKMLEAFLELDDDVDGFVSLSELQTHAELDSDADGTFSETEAKGVLGGVHQVDTAAFESVWNNIKDKYVSESQPKEPVPVEPPTEESKEPVVDNDSEPYPDEDDVPEEEEEDVDEEDDYPEEDLDKAPSTTKTPEKTEEEDTMPPYDAETQALIDNAQKARDEFEESERALREVEDQIRNIEKELSFDFGPTAEFAYLYNQCYELSTSEYIYKLCPFNRVSQKPKFGGSETNLGTWGTWAGSEDNKYLVMKYEHGTGCWQGPNRSTTVKMTCGKETTVTSTSEPSRCEYLMEFTTPAVCQESASIDSALPDHDEF; from the exons ATGATCTGCACACTGCTCCTGCTCCTGGCTGTGGGCTCAGCTACAGCTGTGGAGGTGCAGAGACCTCGGGGAGTTCCACTGACCC GACGACATTTCTATGATGAGAACAGCCCCTTCACTTGTCTGGATGGCTCCCGAACCATTTCTTTTGACCGAGTGAATGACGACTACTGTGACTGTAAAGACGGCTCTGATGAACCAG GCACTGCTGCTTGTCCCAATGGGAACTTCCACTGCACCAATGCCGGCCACAGACCCACCTTCATCCCGTCCTCTCGTGTTAACGACGGCATATGTG ACTGCTGTGACACCACTGATGAGTACAACAGTGGGGCCAAATGTGAAAACACCTGCAA GGAGATGGGCCGAAAGGAGAGGGAGGTTCTACAGAAGATGGCTGAGCTCACCAAAGAAGGTTTCCTCCTCAAACAGCAGCTCATTCAGGAAGCTAAGAAAACCCAACAAGAAAAACAG AGCAAACTGACTGACCTGCAGAATAGCAAGAAGGAGATAGAGGAGAAAGTGGAGAATCTGAGGACCATTAAAGAGACGGCAGAAGAGCCGGAGAAGGAAGCCAAGGAGCGCCATCTTAAGGCCTGGGAAG AACAAAAAGCAGTGATCCGTGTGGAAAAGGATAAAGCTAAAATGTTGGAAGCTTTTCTTGAGTTAGACGATGATGTGGATGGATT tgtttctCTTTCTGAGCTGCAGACACACGCAGAGCTAGATTCAGATGCAGACGGCACTTTTTCTGAGACTGAGGCTAag GGGGTGCTGGGCGGGGTTCACCAGGTAGACACGGCAGCTTTCGAAAGTGTGTGGAACAACATTAAAGACAAGTACGTCTCAGAG TCTCAGCCTAAGGAACCAGTGCCAGTGGAGCCTCCAACAGAAGAAAGCAAGGAGCCTGTGGTGGACAACGACTCTGAGCCATACCCCGATGAAGACGACGttccagaagaagaagaagaggatgtAGATGAGGAAGACGATTATCCAGAGGAAGACCTCGACAAG GCTCCTTCCACTACCAAGACTCCAGAgaagacagaagaagaagacactATGCCACCATATGATGCTGAGACTCAAGCTTTGATTGATA ATGCTCAGAAAGCCAGAGATGAATTTGAGGAGTCAGAGCGAGCTCTACGTGAAGTGGAAGACCAGATCAG GAACATCGAGAAAGAGCTTTCCTTTGATTTTGGGCCCACTGCTGAGTTTGCTTATCTTTACAACCAGTGCTACGAGCTCAGCACTAGCGA GTATATCTACAAACTCTGTCCATTTAACCGTGTTTCCCAAAAACCCAAGTTTGGAGGCTCAGAGACCAATCTGGG GACATGGGGAACCTGGGCAGGGTCTGAGGACAATAAGTACCTTGTGATGAAGTATGAGCATGGCACAGGGTGCTGGCAGGGTCCTAACAGGTCCACCACA GTAAAGATGACCTGTGGGAAAGAGACCACGGTCACCTCCACCTCAGAGCCGAGCCGCTGTGAGTACCTGATGGAGTTCACCACGCCCGCTGTGTGCCAGGAGTCGGCGTCCATCGACTCTGCCCTGCCTGACCATGATGAGTTCTAG
- the elavl3 gene encoding ELAV-like protein 3 isoform X2, whose translation MVTIISTMETQVSNGPSGTSMPNGPVISTNGATDDSKTNLIVNYLPQNMTQEEFKSLFGSIGEIESCKLVRDKITGQSLGYGFVNYVDPNDADKAINTLNGLKLQTKTIKVSYARPSSASIRDANLYVSGLPKTMSQKDMEQLFSQYGRIITSRILVDQVTGISRGVGFIRFDKRNEAEEAIKGLNGQKPLGAAEPITVKFANNPSQKTGQALLTQLYQTAARRYTGPLHHQTQRFRLDNLLNATYGVKRFSPITIDSMTTLAGVNLTGPTGAGWCIFVYNLSPEADESVLWQLFGPFGAVTNVKVIRDFTTNKCKGFGFVTMTNYDEAAMAIASLNGYRLGDRVLQVSFKTSKQHKA comes from the exons ATAATCAGCACCATGGAAACTCAGGTGTCCAACGGTCCGAGTGGAACCAGCATGCCTAACGGCCCGGTCATCAGCACCAACGGTGCCACAGACGACAGTAAGACCAACCTGATTGTTAACTATCTGCCTCAGAATATGACCCAGGAGGAGTTTAAGAGCCTGTTTGGCAGCATTGGAGAGATCGAGTCCTGCAAGCTGGTCAGAGACAAAATCACAG GTCAGAGCTTGGGCTATGGCTTTGTAAACTATGTCGACCCTAATGATGCTGACAAGGCCATCAACACGCTCAACGGTCTCAaactgcaaacaaaaacaatcaag GTGTCCTATGCCAGACCCAGTTCAGCCTCTATCCGTGACGCAAACCTCTATGTGAGCGGACTACCTAAGACCATGAGTCAGAAGGACATGGAGCAGCTGTTCTCCCAGTATGGCCGTATCATCACCTCCCGTATCCTGGTGGACCAGGTGACAG GCATATCACGAGGAGTGGGCTTCATACGCTTTGACAAGAGAAACGAGGCTGAGGAGGCCATCAAGGGCCTGAATGGCCAGAAGCCCCTGGGTGCTGCCGAGCCAATCACTGTCAAGTTTGCCAACAACCCAAGCCAGAAGACAGGCCAGGCACTTCTCACTCAGCTCTACCAGACCGCTGCCCGCCGTTACACAGGGCCTCTGCACCACCAGACTCAGAGGTTCAG ACTCGACAATTTACTAAACGCCACCTACGGAGTCAAGAG GTTCTCGCCCATCACCATCGACAGCATGACCACGCTGGCGGGTGTAAACCTGACGGGTCCCACCGGCGCCGGCTGGTGCATCTTTGTCTACAACCTTTCTCCTGAGGCTGATGAGAGTGTTCTGTGGCAGCTGTTTGGACCGTTCGGTGCCGTCACCAATGTCAAGGTCATCCGCGACTTCACTACCAACAAATGCAAGGGCTTCGGCTTCGTCACCATGACCAACTACGATGAGGCGGCTATGGCCATTGCCAGCCTTAATGGCTACCGCCTTGGTGACCGTGTGCTGCAGGTCTCCTTCAAGACCAGCAAGCAGCACAAGGCTTAA
- the elavl3 gene encoding ELAV-like protein 3 isoform X1, translating into MVTIISTMETQVSNGPSGTSMPNGPVISTNGATDDSKTNLIVNYLPQNMTQEEFKSLFGSIGEIESCKLVRDKITGQSLGYGFVNYVDPNDADKAINTLNGLKLQTKTIKVSYARPSSASIRDANLYVSGLPKTMSQKDMEQLFSQYGRIITSRILVDQVTGISRGVGFIRFDKRNEAEEAIKGLNGQKPLGAAEPITVKFANNPSQKTGQALLTQLYQTAARRYTGPLHHQTQRFRLDNLLNATYGVKSCPSLLPRFSPITIDSMTTLAGVNLTGPTGAGWCIFVYNLSPEADESVLWQLFGPFGAVTNVKVIRDFTTNKCKGFGFVTMTNYDEAAMAIASLNGYRLGDRVLQVSFKTSKQHKA; encoded by the exons ATAATCAGCACCATGGAAACTCAGGTGTCCAACGGTCCGAGTGGAACCAGCATGCCTAACGGCCCGGTCATCAGCACCAACGGTGCCACAGACGACAGTAAGACCAACCTGATTGTTAACTATCTGCCTCAGAATATGACCCAGGAGGAGTTTAAGAGCCTGTTTGGCAGCATTGGAGAGATCGAGTCCTGCAAGCTGGTCAGAGACAAAATCACAG GTCAGAGCTTGGGCTATGGCTTTGTAAACTATGTCGACCCTAATGATGCTGACAAGGCCATCAACACGCTCAACGGTCTCAaactgcaaacaaaaacaatcaag GTGTCCTATGCCAGACCCAGTTCAGCCTCTATCCGTGACGCAAACCTCTATGTGAGCGGACTACCTAAGACCATGAGTCAGAAGGACATGGAGCAGCTGTTCTCCCAGTATGGCCGTATCATCACCTCCCGTATCCTGGTGGACCAGGTGACAG GCATATCACGAGGAGTGGGCTTCATACGCTTTGACAAGAGAAACGAGGCTGAGGAGGCCATCAAGGGCCTGAATGGCCAGAAGCCCCTGGGTGCTGCCGAGCCAATCACTGTCAAGTTTGCCAACAACCCAAGCCAGAAGACAGGCCAGGCACTTCTCACTCAGCTCTACCAGACCGCTGCCCGCCGTTACACAGGGCCTCTGCACCACCAGACTCAGAGGTTCAG ACTCGACAATTTACTAAACGCCACCTACGGAGTCAAGAG TTGTCCATCTCTCCTCCCCAGGTTCTCGCCCATCACCATCGACAGCATGACCACGCTGGCGGGTGTAAACCTGACGGGTCCCACCGGCGCCGGCTGGTGCATCTTTGTCTACAACCTTTCTCCTGAGGCTGATGAGAGTGTTCTGTGGCAGCTGTTTGGACCGTTCGGTGCCGTCACCAATGTCAAGGTCATCCGCGACTTCACTACCAACAAATGCAAGGGCTTCGGCTTCGTCACCATGACCAACTACGATGAGGCGGCTATGGCCATTGCCAGCCTTAATGGCTACCGCCTTGGTGACCGTGTGCTGCAGGTCTCCTTCAAGACCAGCAAGCAGCACAAGGCTTAA
- the elavl3 gene encoding ELAV-like protein 3 isoform X4 gives MVTIISTMETQVSNGPSGTSMPNGPVISTNGATDDSKTNLIVNYLPQNMTQEEFKSLFGSIGEIESCKLVRDKITGQSLGYGFVNYVDPNDADKAINTLNGLKLQTKTIKVSYARPSSASIRDANLYVSGLPKTMSQKDMEQLFSQYGRIITSRILVDQVTGISRGVGFIRFDKRNEAEEAIKGLNGQKPLGAAEPITVKFANNPSQKTGQALLTQLYQTAARRYTGPLHHQTQRFRFSPITIDSMTTLAGVNLTGPTGAGWCIFVYNLSPEADESVLWQLFGPFGAVTNVKVIRDFTTNKCKGFGFVTMTNYDEAAMAIASLNGYRLGDRVLQVSFKTSKQHKA, from the exons ATAATCAGCACCATGGAAACTCAGGTGTCCAACGGTCCGAGTGGAACCAGCATGCCTAACGGCCCGGTCATCAGCACCAACGGTGCCACAGACGACAGTAAGACCAACCTGATTGTTAACTATCTGCCTCAGAATATGACCCAGGAGGAGTTTAAGAGCCTGTTTGGCAGCATTGGAGAGATCGAGTCCTGCAAGCTGGTCAGAGACAAAATCACAG GTCAGAGCTTGGGCTATGGCTTTGTAAACTATGTCGACCCTAATGATGCTGACAAGGCCATCAACACGCTCAACGGTCTCAaactgcaaacaaaaacaatcaag GTGTCCTATGCCAGACCCAGTTCAGCCTCTATCCGTGACGCAAACCTCTATGTGAGCGGACTACCTAAGACCATGAGTCAGAAGGACATGGAGCAGCTGTTCTCCCAGTATGGCCGTATCATCACCTCCCGTATCCTGGTGGACCAGGTGACAG GCATATCACGAGGAGTGGGCTTCATACGCTTTGACAAGAGAAACGAGGCTGAGGAGGCCATCAAGGGCCTGAATGGCCAGAAGCCCCTGGGTGCTGCCGAGCCAATCACTGTCAAGTTTGCCAACAACCCAAGCCAGAAGACAGGCCAGGCACTTCTCACTCAGCTCTACCAGACCGCTGCCCGCCGTTACACAGGGCCTCTGCACCACCAGACTCAGAGGTTCAG GTTCTCGCCCATCACCATCGACAGCATGACCACGCTGGCGGGTGTAAACCTGACGGGTCCCACCGGCGCCGGCTGGTGCATCTTTGTCTACAACCTTTCTCCTGAGGCTGATGAGAGTGTTCTGTGGCAGCTGTTTGGACCGTTCGGTGCCGTCACCAATGTCAAGGTCATCCGCGACTTCACTACCAACAAATGCAAGGGCTTCGGCTTCGTCACCATGACCAACTACGATGAGGCGGCTATGGCCATTGCCAGCCTTAATGGCTACCGCCTTGGTGACCGTGTGCTGCAGGTCTCCTTCAAGACCAGCAAGCAGCACAAGGCTTAA